Proteins from a single region of Candidatus Omnitrophota bacterium:
- a CDS encoding 50S ribosomal protein L9 — translation MEVILKKDVAKVGKSGSVIKVKDGFARNFLFPHNLAVPVTDGNLKKIEEDKQRKASQMQKLKQQAQDMADRLSKLSLTVPVLTHDDDQVYGSISAVEIEKALKDEGYDVSKNQIELEEQIKTVGIYEVPVKLHPEVKTIVKIWVVKK, via the coding sequence ATGGAAGTAATTTTGAAGAAAGATGTAGCTAAAGTCGGAAAATCCGGGAGTGTGATAAAAGTAAAAGACGGTTTTGCGCGTAATTTTCTTTTTCCTCACAATCTTGCGGTCCCGGTTACAGATGGAAACCTGAAAAAAATAGAAGAAGACAAACAGAGGAAAGCAAGCCAGATGCAGAAATTGAAACAGCAGGCCCAGGATATGGCAGATAGGCTTTCAAAATTATCCCTGACAGTGCCTGTGCTGACCCATGATGATGACCAGGTATACGGCAGTATTTCTGCGGTAGAAATAGAAAAAGCCCTTAAAGACGAAGGTTACGATGTCAGTAAGAATCAAATAGAACTGGAAGAGCAGATTAAGACCGTCGGAATTTATGAAGTGCCGGTGAAACTGCATCCGGAAGTAAAGACAATTGTCAAGATCTGGGTAGTAAAGAAATAA
- the dnaB gene encoding replicative DNA helicase has product MPQDLTLDKIPPQNLEAEMALLGSMLMDENAISVAAESLSAECFYKDAHKKIFQAILELYNSNKAVDLITLTDELKRDNLIDEIGGVSFLTGLVNSVPTAANASYYVGIVKEKSLLRGLINSATRIIAMCYETQGHIDEVVDSAEKLIFDVRDTRSQSSYLLLKEIVKDSIETIDKLYQKKAHVTGIPTGYIDFDLKTAGLQPSDLIIVAGRPSMGKSALALGIAEYAGVVEKMPIAIFSLEMSKEQLVQRMLCSHAKVDANKVRTGYLATSDWPRLTAAAGKLSEAPIFIDDTPAISVMELRAKARRLKMHHDIKLIILDYLQLMRGSVSIENRQQEISEISRSLKALARELSVPVIAVSQLSRAVESRNDHRPQLSDLRESGAIEQDADLVVLILREEYYNPSPDNQGIAEIIIAKQRNGPVGSLKLTFLKEYTRFENIARIE; this is encoded by the coding sequence ATGCCTCAAGATTTAACATTAGACAAGATCCCTCCGCAGAATCTAGAAGCTGAAATGGCGTTATTAGGCTCTATGCTTATGGACGAAAACGCTATTTCGGTTGCCGCCGAATCATTGAGCGCAGAGTGTTTTTATAAAGATGCGCATAAGAAGATTTTCCAGGCAATACTTGAATTATACAATTCCAACAAGGCGGTCGATCTTATTACACTTACAGATGAATTAAAAAGAGACAACCTTATTGATGAGATCGGAGGAGTAAGTTTTCTTACGGGCCTGGTTAATTCCGTACCTACTGCCGCTAATGCTTCATATTACGTAGGGATAGTAAAAGAAAAAAGCCTGCTTAGGGGCCTGATTAACAGCGCTACCAGGATAATCGCGATGTGTTATGAAACACAGGGCCATATTGATGAGGTAGTTGATAGTGCTGAAAAGCTTATTTTTGATGTCAGGGACACAAGAAGCCAGAGTAGCTATTTGCTTCTAAAGGAAATAGTAAAAGACAGCATAGAAACAATAGACAAGCTGTACCAGAAGAAGGCCCACGTTACGGGTATACCTACAGGTTATATAGATTTTGATTTAAAGACCGCAGGACTTCAGCCATCAGACCTTATTATCGTTGCAGGAAGGCCTTCAATGGGTAAAAGTGCTTTGGCGCTTGGCATAGCTGAATATGCCGGAGTGGTTGAAAAGATGCCCATAGCAATATTCAGCCTTGAGATGTCAAAAGAGCAATTGGTGCAAAGGATGCTCTGTTCGCATGCCAAAGTGGATGCTAATAAAGTGCGTACAGGTTATTTGGCAACTTCCGATTGGCCGAGGCTTACTGCCGCAGCCGGTAAACTTTCAGAGGCACCTATATTTATAGACGATACGCCGGCAATCTCGGTCATGGAATTAAGGGCAAAAGCAAGGCGCCTTAAAATGCACCACGATATAAAGCTTATAATCCTTGACTATTTGCAGCTTATGCGGGGCTCAGTCAGCATAGAAAACAGGCAGCAGGAGATATCGGAGATTTCGCGTTCATTAAAGGCCTTAGCCAGGGAATTAAGCGTCCCGGTTATTGCCGTTAGCCAGCTTTCCCGCGCTGTAGAATCCCGCAATGACCACAGGCCTCAATTATCCGATTTGAGGGAGTCCGGTGCTATTGAGCAGGACGCAGACCTGGTTGTCCTTATACTTAGGGAAGAGTATTATAACCCTTCTCCTGATAATCAGGGCATAGCCGAGATAATAATTGCAAAGCAGCGTAACGGGCCCGTAGGTTCGCTTAAATTGACATTTTTAAAAGAGTATACAAGATTCGAGAACATCGCACGCATAGAATAA